In Paenarthrobacter sp. GOM3, a single window of DNA contains:
- a CDS encoding GTP pyrophosphokinase: MASNWDSLDQDQRDAVDANVALYERVRPALKRVTRDVLLTLRDMLNDAEVTPLFVTGRTKTVESFREKISRTDDPLEPGGPRVLKFPDPFRTLNDMVGIRVITKLPAENAAVANIIKRQRQLFDCRGDREKDIGSIESGTYGYSSRHLILRTIQNEAVKEYQHVFNPDMPANGSYFFECQIRTVFAHAWSEIEHDIRFKAEDPRAWTPHFDRQFTATAAMLETVESAFADLHERYEEVRSYWDLEGEGGSPLTPNRVRDVWRTLLPHVDRKVDDDWGWAAELLAAHGLTKTVELAALLSANRITEVRKALDHRYSPGPDRLLDDLLLWQYGTEHIDLTAEAPDVVPHPRRDSLQRRLKQIERYRQTAL; encoded by the coding sequence ATGGCAAGCAATTGGGACAGCCTGGACCAGGACCAGCGCGACGCAGTGGACGCGAACGTGGCCCTCTATGAGCGGGTTCGCCCTGCCCTTAAGCGGGTTACCCGCGATGTCCTGCTCACGTTGAGGGACATGCTGAACGACGCCGAGGTCACGCCTTTGTTCGTCACGGGCCGCACCAAGACTGTGGAGTCGTTCCGGGAAAAGATTTCCCGGACGGATGATCCCTTGGAGCCGGGCGGTCCGCGGGTGCTGAAGTTCCCGGACCCTTTCCGCACGTTGAACGACATGGTGGGCATCCGTGTCATCACCAAGCTGCCCGCCGAAAACGCTGCGGTGGCCAACATCATCAAGCGGCAACGTCAGCTCTTCGATTGCCGTGGCGACCGCGAGAAGGACATCGGCTCCATCGAGTCCGGGACCTACGGCTACTCCAGCCGCCACCTGATCCTTCGCACTATCCAGAACGAGGCCGTCAAGGAGTACCAGCACGTCTTCAATCCGGACATGCCAGCCAACGGCAGCTACTTCTTCGAGTGCCAGATCCGGACCGTGTTCGCGCACGCCTGGAGCGAGATCGAGCACGACATCCGTTTCAAGGCCGAAGATCCACGCGCCTGGACCCCCCATTTCGACCGCCAGTTCACCGCTACCGCCGCGATGCTGGAAACGGTGGAGAGCGCCTTCGCCGATCTCCATGAGCGCTACGAGGAAGTCCGCAGCTACTGGGACCTGGAGGGTGAGGGCGGTTCACCCCTGACTCCCAACCGGGTTCGTGACGTTTGGCGTACGCTCCTTCCCCACGTTGACCGTAAAGTTGATGACGACTGGGGATGGGCCGCCGAGCTGCTTGCCGCCCACGGACTCACCAAAACCGTGGAACTGGCTGCGCTGCTCAGCGCCAACCGGATCACCGAGGTCCGCAAGGCCCTGGACCACCGCTACTCCCCCGGCCCCGACCGCCTCCTGGACGACCTCCTGCTGTGGCAGTACGGAACCGAACACATTGATCTCACCGCCGAGGCGCCCGACGTCGTTCCGCACCCGCGGCGCGACAGCCTCCAGCGGCGTCTTAAGCAGATTGAGCGCTACCGTCAGACTGCTTTGTAA
- a CDS encoding alpha/beta hydrolase fold domain-containing protein, which yields MLRHKYSYGEHPSQWGELFIPEPNNGNHRGASAAAGGVAVVIHGGYWRSQYGAELGEPLARDLAAHGITAWNLEYRRAGNGGGWPHTFEDILAGIDHLSEIAGDHDLQLGKVVALGHSAGGHLAVWAAGRERLSAIGTPDADRQLVRSPEDNAVHLTGVVSQSGLLNLAAAEKLNLSNGAVCNLMGGDSARFPKRHKYADPMSLLPINVPVYAVHATEDEDVPASQSEAYVAAATAAGSAAQLLRVPGDHFDLIDPKAVAYKKCRELVQRLLS from the coding sequence ATGTTGCGGCACAAGTACAGCTACGGCGAACACCCCAGTCAGTGGGGCGAACTCTTCATACCTGAACCGAACAATGGGAACCATCGCGGCGCATCAGCAGCTGCCGGTGGAGTCGCCGTTGTGATCCATGGCGGCTACTGGCGCTCGCAGTACGGTGCGGAGCTCGGTGAGCCCCTTGCGCGGGACCTCGCAGCGCACGGCATCACGGCCTGGAACCTTGAATACCGGCGGGCAGGCAACGGCGGTGGTTGGCCCCATACTTTCGAGGACATCCTGGCCGGCATCGACCATCTGTCCGAAATCGCGGGCGACCACGACCTCCAACTGGGCAAAGTGGTGGCACTCGGGCACTCTGCCGGTGGCCACCTTGCTGTCTGGGCCGCTGGTCGCGAACGGCTTTCGGCCATAGGAACTCCCGACGCCGACCGCCAACTGGTGCGCTCACCCGAGGACAACGCGGTGCACCTGACGGGGGTCGTCAGCCAGTCCGGCCTGCTCAACCTTGCGGCCGCCGAGAAACTCAACCTCAGCAACGGCGCCGTCTGCAACCTCATGGGCGGTGATTCGGCCAGATTCCCCAAACGGCATAAATATGCGGATCCCATGAGTTTGCTGCCCATCAACGTCCCCGTCTATGCCGTGCACGCCACGGAAGACGAGGACGTTCCTGCAAGTCAGTCCGAGGCCTACGTTGCCGCGGCCACGGCCGCCGGAAGTGCGGCCCAGCTGCTGCGCGTGCCCGGCGACCATTTCGACCTGATCGATCCGAAGGCAGTGGCCTACAAGAAGTGCCGCGAGCTGGTGCAGCGATTGCTCTCGTAA
- a CDS encoding carbohydrate kinase family protein — protein sequence MLTVIGEALVDVVQRSSGIEAHVGGSPLNVAVGLARLDHPVQFIGRYGRDAYGDSVAAHLRSSSVMVPLPPDDKPTSVATAEIDDDGAATYAFDLAWELPGLAARLPLMLQGATLLHTGSIATALEPGAAEVLAAVEHAHPGSTISFDPNCRPSIITDVDYARTQAERFVVLSDVVKASDEDLEWLYPGVDPTESARRWLTLGGEEGPALVVVTRGSRGPWGITRAGETQVPAPTVNVVDTVGAGDSFMAGLLSAIVDHGLDGAQNRDALRAMPAETLAAIMDHATRAAAVTVSRAGANPPTRAELNHGAA from the coding sequence ATGCTGACTGTCATTGGTGAAGCCCTGGTCGACGTCGTTCAACGCTCCTCGGGAATCGAGGCGCACGTTGGCGGGAGCCCGCTCAACGTGGCAGTCGGGCTGGCGCGCCTGGACCATCCCGTCCAGTTCATCGGGCGTTACGGTCGCGACGCTTACGGCGATTCGGTTGCCGCGCACCTGCGCTCAAGTTCGGTGATGGTGCCGCTCCCGCCGGACGACAAACCCACCAGCGTCGCCACCGCAGAGATCGACGACGACGGCGCCGCCACCTACGCGTTCGACCTCGCCTGGGAGTTGCCCGGACTTGCCGCGCGGCTGCCCCTCATGCTGCAGGGCGCCACCCTGCTCCACACAGGTTCCATCGCCACTGCGTTGGAGCCCGGCGCCGCCGAGGTGCTTGCCGCCGTCGAGCATGCCCACCCGGGCAGCACCATCAGCTTCGATCCCAACTGCCGTCCAAGCATCATCACGGACGTCGACTACGCGCGTACGCAAGCCGAACGCTTCGTGGTGTTGTCCGACGTCGTGAAGGCCTCTGACGAGGACCTCGAATGGCTGTATCCCGGCGTCGATCCGACGGAATCGGCGCGCCGTTGGCTGACCTTGGGTGGCGAAGAAGGACCTGCGTTGGTGGTGGTGACGCGTGGTTCACGCGGGCCATGGGGAATCACGCGGGCCGGGGAAACCCAGGTGCCCGCACCCACCGTGAACGTTGTGGACACCGTCGGTGCGGGGGACTCGTTCATGGCCGGGTTGCTCTCCGCGATTGTGGACCACGGGCTGGACGGGGCTCAGAACAGGGACGCGCTCCGGGCGATGCCTGCCGAGACCCTCGCAGCGATCATGGATCATGCAACGCGTGCTGCCGCTGTCACAGTGTCGAGAGCGGGCGCCAACCCGCCGACGCGGGCCGAGCTCAACCATGGTGCCGCTTAG
- a CDS encoding glutathione S-transferase family protein has translation MTEKTSEVEEHSTRGAYVTGGEFNRDTNYIEDRITRDGSTGPNGEQGWPVEPGRYRLIAARACPWANRTVIVRRLLGLEDVISLGQPGPTHDARSWTFDLDPDGKDPVLGIERLQETFFRRFPDYPRGITVPAIVDVPSGAVVTNNFPQITLDFSTEWTEFHRPGAPQLYPEHLREEIDLVNRRVFTEVNNGVYRCGFAGSQEAYDAAYERLWTALDWLEERLTTQRYLVGDTITEADVRLFTTLARFDSVYHGHFKCNRNKLSEMPALWGYARDLFQTPGFGDTIDFVQIKQHYYIVHEDINPTQIVPAGPDLSGWLTDHGRESLGGSPFGKGTPPGPVKAGEEVAAGHGAG, from the coding sequence ATGACTGAGAAGACCAGCGAAGTCGAAGAGCACAGCACCCGCGGCGCGTATGTCACCGGCGGTGAGTTCAACCGGGACACAAATTACATCGAGGACCGCATAACCCGCGATGGATCCACCGGGCCCAACGGAGAACAGGGCTGGCCGGTCGAACCGGGACGCTACCGCCTGATCGCAGCGCGGGCGTGCCCTTGGGCCAACCGAACTGTGATTGTCCGCAGGCTTCTCGGACTGGAAGACGTCATCAGCCTCGGCCAGCCAGGACCCACGCACGACGCCCGCTCCTGGACGTTCGACCTCGATCCGGACGGCAAGGATCCCGTGCTGGGCATTGAGCGGCTGCAGGAGACGTTCTTCCGCCGCTTCCCGGATTACCCACGAGGCATCACTGTTCCGGCCATTGTCGATGTCCCCAGCGGAGCAGTGGTCACCAACAACTTCCCCCAGATCACTCTGGACTTCTCCACGGAGTGGACGGAATTCCACCGCCCGGGTGCGCCGCAACTGTATCCGGAACACTTGCGGGAGGAGATCGACCTGGTCAACAGGCGCGTCTTCACTGAGGTGAACAACGGCGTGTACAGGTGCGGATTCGCGGGCTCACAGGAAGCCTACGACGCCGCCTACGAACGGTTGTGGACGGCCTTGGACTGGCTGGAGGAACGGTTGACGACCCAGCGCTACCTGGTGGGCGACACCATCACGGAGGCCGATGTCAGGCTCTTCACCACGCTGGCACGCTTCGATTCCGTCTACCACGGCCACTTCAAGTGCAACCGGAACAAGCTCAGCGAAATGCCTGCCCTGTGGGGCTACGCACGGGACTTGTTCCAGACACCAGGCTTCGGGGACACCATCGATTTCGTGCAGATCAAGCAGCACTACTACATAGTGCATGAGGACATTAACCCCACGCAGATCGTTCCAGCGGGCCCGGACCTTTCCGGATGGCTGACCGACCATGGACGCGAATCGCTGGGCGGCAGCCCGTTCGGGAAGGGTACTCCTCCAGGTCCGGTAAAAGCCGGTGAAGAGGTCGCCGCAGGGCACGGGGCAGGCTAG
- a CDS encoding HAD family hydrolase has protein sequence MRLVASDIDGTILGHDGKISDRTIKAFQACRDAGVELVFVTGRPPRWLYPLQEQLGHSGIVICSNGAVVWDLETEKALSSCVLDSESVFEARRIIKSIRPDALFAVETLTGFQLEPGFIENETSELLAEFTPRPLDETLTADDAVVKFLAITRKGTPDDFLAEVQPAVAHLVSTTHSAPRTAMLEMSVQGINKAVTLAKYAESLGIEAADVVAFGDMPNDIEMLRWAGHGYAMASGHPEAILAAGQQAPHFDDDGVAQVLEAKLTEQRV, from the coding sequence ATGCGGCTCGTAGCAAGCGATATTGACGGCACCATCCTCGGTCACGACGGCAAAATCAGTGACCGGACCATCAAGGCATTCCAGGCGTGCCGTGACGCAGGGGTGGAACTCGTCTTTGTCACTGGACGGCCTCCGCGCTGGTTGTACCCGCTGCAGGAGCAGTTGGGGCACAGCGGAATCGTGATCTGTTCCAACGGCGCAGTTGTGTGGGATTTGGAAACCGAAAAGGCCCTCTCCTCGTGCGTCCTGGACTCCGAGTCAGTCTTCGAGGCCCGCCGCATCATCAAGTCCATCAGGCCAGATGCTTTGTTCGCCGTCGAAACCCTGACAGGTTTCCAGCTGGAGCCGGGCTTCATCGAGAACGAAACCAGTGAGCTGCTTGCCGAGTTCACCCCCCGGCCGTTGGACGAAACACTGACGGCGGATGACGCCGTCGTAAAGTTCCTGGCGATCACCCGCAAGGGCACCCCGGACGATTTCCTTGCCGAAGTGCAGCCGGCAGTCGCCCATTTGGTGAGCACAACGCACTCCGCCCCGCGCACGGCGATGCTGGAAATGTCCGTTCAAGGCATCAACAAAGCCGTCACGCTGGCTAAGTACGCCGAGTCGCTGGGGATCGAGGCCGCGGACGTTGTGGCGTTCGGGGATATGCCCAACGACATTGAGATGCTCCGCTGGGCAGGCCACGGTTACGCGATGGCCAGCGGACACCCGGAGGCCATTCTTGCCGCCGGCCAGCAGGCTCCCCACTTCGACGACGACGGCGTGGCCCAGGTTCTTGAGGCGAAGCTCACCGAACAGCGGGTTTAG
- a CDS encoding methyltransferase family protein: MTGPAWGRAYFAAQAVAGAAWWISVFALPLIRESTLGQLDPVMVACADIPLFIVASAVAACGSKAAAVIATAWTCLVTLALASYATISTEAGWGVVAMAAASACSIVALCLVAYGRVPSEWVLRGPFAFRPAAQRPTAAPHVATTFVQLALFWSFFLGVIPLAISALENRWAVDLPIPGIAGVIGAVLLVLASALGIYSALAMSTLGQGTPLPSAMPNRLVIAGPYRWIRNPMALAGIVQGAAIGLMLGSWLVVAYAVIGSLVWNYAVRPHEEADLRKRFGTDFDRYCDNVRCWVPRFGN; the protein is encoded by the coding sequence GTGACGGGCCCTGCGTGGGGGCGGGCCTACTTTGCCGCGCAGGCCGTGGCGGGGGCTGCCTGGTGGATTTCAGTCTTTGCCCTGCCACTGATCCGTGAATCAACGCTTGGACAGTTGGATCCTGTCATGGTTGCCTGTGCGGACATCCCGCTGTTCATCGTGGCTTCGGCCGTGGCGGCCTGTGGCAGCAAGGCAGCGGCTGTCATCGCGACCGCCTGGACCTGCTTGGTCACCCTGGCGTTGGCAAGCTACGCCACCATCAGCACCGAAGCCGGGTGGGGCGTTGTGGCCATGGCCGCCGCGTCCGCATGTTCCATAGTGGCGCTCTGCCTCGTTGCCTACGGACGCGTGCCATCTGAGTGGGTTCTACGCGGTCCGTTCGCGTTCCGCCCGGCAGCCCAACGCCCCACGGCAGCTCCGCATGTCGCTACGACGTTCGTGCAACTCGCGCTCTTCTGGAGCTTCTTCCTGGGAGTTATTCCCCTCGCGATATCGGCACTGGAGAACCGCTGGGCTGTAGACCTTCCGATCCCTGGCATCGCCGGAGTGATAGGGGCGGTCCTCCTGGTACTGGCCAGCGCACTGGGCATCTATTCAGCACTGGCCATGTCCACGCTTGGACAGGGCACGCCGCTGCCGTCCGCGATGCCCAACCGCCTGGTCATCGCCGGGCCGTACCGCTGGATCAGGAACCCGATGGCTCTCGCCGGAATCGTGCAGGGCGCTGCCATCGGACTCATGCTGGGATCGTGGCTGGTGGTCGCTTACGCGGTGATTGGCTCGCTGGTGTGGAATTACGCAGTGAGGCCCCACGAAGAAGCCGATCTCCGCAAACGGTTTGGCACAGACTTTGACCGCTACTGCGACAACGTCCGTTGTTGGGTCCCGCGGTTCGGAAACTAA
- a CDS encoding SDR family oxidoreductase has protein sequence MTVLIAGCGDLGTEAGLRFAAAGREVVGLRRSPEKLPPQIRGMHADLAKGLPELPSDVDIVVIAVAADTSTEEAYRAAYLDGTRNVLDALERQSIEPRRILFVSSTAVYRDSGGAVVDESTATEPTRFSGKVLVEAEDLLFARTRGTGTEPISLRLGGIYGPGRTRLIDQVKSGQAVIPAQPRHTNRIHRDDAAAMIVHLTTMEAVSDSVYVGVDDHAAEMGEVMQFLAAELGCPEPPTAAPGGASDGGPGDKRCSNKRVRATGVELTFPTYKEGYRALLAGEGVRHP, from the coding sequence ATGACTGTATTGATTGCCGGCTGCGGCGACCTCGGAACGGAAGCTGGCCTTCGCTTCGCCGCCGCTGGCCGTGAGGTTGTTGGCCTGCGCCGGTCACCCGAAAAGCTGCCTCCCCAGATTCGTGGAATGCACGCTGACCTTGCCAAGGGCCTGCCGGAGTTACCCTCGGACGTGGACATTGTGGTGATTGCCGTGGCAGCCGATACCTCCACCGAGGAGGCCTACCGCGCGGCCTACCTGGACGGGACACGCAACGTTTTGGATGCGCTGGAGCGGCAATCCATCGAGCCGCGCCGGATCCTTTTCGTCTCCTCCACGGCTGTGTATAGAGATTCCGGCGGGGCTGTGGTGGACGAGTCCACGGCTACAGAGCCGACTCGCTTCAGCGGAAAGGTACTGGTGGAGGCCGAAGATTTGCTGTTCGCCCGGACCCGGGGCACCGGCACGGAGCCTATCTCGTTGCGGCTCGGCGGCATCTACGGGCCGGGACGCACCCGGTTGATCGACCAAGTGAAGTCCGGACAAGCAGTCATTCCGGCCCAACCCCGGCACACCAACCGCATCCACAGGGACGACGCCGCAGCCATGATCGTCCACCTCACCACCATGGAAGCCGTTTCTGATTCCGTCTACGTGGGCGTTGACGATCACGCGGCGGAAATGGGCGAAGTCATGCAGTTTCTCGCTGCTGAACTGGGCTGCCCGGAACCCCCGACGGCGGCACCCGGCGGCGCGTCCGACGGCGGCCCCGGCGACAAACGCTGTTCAAACAAGCGTGTGCGGGCCACCGGGGTCGAACTGACCTTCCCTACCTATAAGGAGGGCTACCGCGCCCTGCTGGCGGGCGAGGGCGTGCGGCACCCGTGA
- a CDS encoding glycerophosphodiester phosphodiesterase: protein MTLPYFLRKDGSVGPLAFAHRGFSLDGLENSMSAFKAAVELGTAHLETDVHTTLDGVVLVFHDPSLDRVTDSEGKISSLTAADVSRARIGGLEPVPTFDELVTSLPDARMNLDVKDWNSVRPLAEAIEKHGIHHRVLVTSFSDKRRRAVLRLLSRRVASSAGSTLTALFVLLGPVLPAALARKLLAGVDVFQVPVRYGRLTVVTPGFVRRAHRLGLQVHVWTINEPAEMERLLDLGVDGIVSDRLDLLKEVLVRRGQWV from the coding sequence GTGACGCTGCCCTATTTCCTCCGCAAGGACGGTTCAGTAGGCCCTTTGGCCTTCGCGCACCGAGGTTTCTCGTTGGACGGCTTGGAGAATTCCATGTCCGCCTTCAAGGCTGCAGTGGAATTGGGGACTGCGCACCTGGAAACGGACGTGCACACCACGCTGGACGGCGTGGTCCTGGTTTTCCACGACCCGTCCCTGGATCGCGTGACTGACTCCGAGGGAAAGATTTCTTCTCTGACCGCCGCTGACGTCTCCCGGGCTCGCATCGGTGGGTTGGAGCCGGTGCCAACGTTCGACGAGCTGGTCACCTCGTTGCCGGACGCCCGGATGAACCTGGACGTCAAGGACTGGAACTCGGTGCGGCCCTTGGCGGAGGCCATTGAGAAACACGGAATCCACCACCGGGTCCTGGTCACGAGCTTTTCGGACAAGCGCCGCAGGGCCGTCCTTCGGCTGTTATCACGGCGTGTGGCCTCCTCGGCCGGCAGCACTCTGACGGCGCTTTTTGTTCTTCTGGGCCCTGTCCTGCCCGCCGCTTTGGCACGGAAGCTGCTTGCCGGCGTCGACGTTTTCCAAGTCCCGGTCCGCTACGGGAGGCTGACCGTGGTGACTCCGGGGTTCGTCCGTCGCGCCCATCGCCTGGGCCTGCAGGTGCATGTGTGGACCATCAACGAACCCGCTGAAATGGAACGGCTACTGGATCTTGGGGTGGACGGTATCGTGTCCGATCGGCTCGACCTTCTCAAGGAAGTCCTGGTCCGTCGCGGCCAGTGGGTGTGA
- a CDS encoding glycoside hydrolase family 2 protein codes for MTSAIPKPEHPRPQLVREKWMNLNGTWGFEIDAGDSGLERGLTTRELNSSILVPFAPESVLSGIEHVDFMEAVWYRRTVTIPADWAGQNVLLHFGAVDHDATVWVNGVEVARHRGGFTPFTADLGGVVEPGADAVIVVRARDSRHGMQARGKQATWYNNTHCQYTRTTGIWQTVWLEAVPEVYIKHLRMTPNLADCSITVEVPISQNRTGHTVSAILSGGSGGRVEASVKADLDLTPTLHLDIPAELLRPWSIEDPFLYDLEVNVLDGAGNVVDHVDSYAAIRSIALDGKVVRINGEAVFQRLVLDQGYWPDSLMTSPDEAALIKDIELSMAAGFNGARLHQKIFEERFLYHADRLGYLVWGEFGDWGVSGAGTVGHNQQPTPSFVAQWLEVLRRDYNHPAIIGWCPLNETHQVLHDRLTVLDDVTQAMFLATKLADPTRPVIDASGYSHRIRETDIYDSHSYQQDPERFRIEQEGLAENKPYSNRKEDGQEYSVPYAGQPYFVSEFGGIWWNEGEAKQAADGTDVSTSWGYGQRVGSEEEFYARFDGLCSVLLENPDMFGYCYTQLTDVFQEKNGIFAFDRSNKFDLARIRASQTRQAAVETPRK; via the coding sequence GTGACCTCAGCCATACCCAAACCTGAGCATCCCCGCCCGCAACTGGTCCGCGAAAAGTGGATGAACCTCAACGGCACCTGGGGTTTTGAGATCGACGCCGGCGACTCGGGTTTGGAACGCGGCCTCACCACCCGTGAACTCAACAGCAGTATTTTGGTGCCCTTCGCGCCCGAATCGGTGCTTTCGGGGATTGAGCACGTCGATTTCATGGAGGCAGTCTGGTATCGCCGGACGGTGACGATTCCGGCGGACTGGGCCGGCCAGAATGTCCTGCTCCATTTCGGCGCAGTGGATCACGACGCCACCGTGTGGGTCAACGGCGTCGAAGTTGCCAGGCATCGCGGTGGCTTCACCCCATTCACGGCCGATCTTGGCGGAGTTGTTGAGCCGGGCGCCGACGCAGTGATCGTGGTCCGGGCCAGGGATTCGCGGCACGGGATGCAGGCACGCGGGAAGCAGGCCACCTGGTACAATAACACGCATTGCCAGTACACGCGGACCACGGGAATCTGGCAGACGGTGTGGTTGGAGGCGGTTCCCGAGGTCTATATCAAGCACCTGCGAATGACGCCTAACCTGGCTGATTGCAGCATCACAGTGGAAGTCCCCATCAGCCAGAACCGGACGGGGCATACAGTGTCCGCGATCCTGTCCGGCGGTTCAGGCGGGCGGGTCGAAGCGTCCGTCAAAGCTGATCTGGACCTTACGCCAACCCTGCACCTGGACATCCCTGCCGAATTGCTTCGTCCATGGTCAATCGAGGACCCGTTCCTTTACGACCTCGAGGTGAACGTGCTGGACGGCGCGGGCAACGTTGTGGACCATGTGGACAGCTATGCGGCAATTCGCTCCATAGCGCTGGACGGCAAGGTGGTCCGCATCAATGGCGAGGCCGTTTTCCAGCGGCTTGTCCTGGACCAGGGCTACTGGCCGGATTCGCTGATGACCTCCCCTGACGAGGCCGCTTTGATCAAGGACATTGAGCTGTCCATGGCCGCTGGATTCAACGGTGCCCGCCTGCACCAAAAGATCTTCGAGGAACGTTTCCTCTACCACGCTGACCGGCTCGGCTACCTGGTGTGGGGCGAGTTCGGCGACTGGGGCGTTTCCGGCGCCGGAACGGTAGGGCACAACCAGCAACCTACACCGAGCTTCGTGGCGCAATGGCTGGAAGTGCTCAGGCGCGACTACAACCACCCCGCCATCATCGGCTGGTGCCCCCTCAACGAAACACACCAGGTCCTGCACGATCGCCTGACCGTGTTGGACGATGTTACTCAGGCAATGTTCCTGGCTACCAAGCTTGCCGATCCCACCCGACCGGTGATCGACGCGTCCGGATACTCCCACCGGATCAGGGAGACCGACATTTACGACTCCCACTCCTACCAGCAGGACCCGGAACGGTTCCGGATCGAACAGGAAGGCCTCGCAGAGAATAAGCCATACAGCAACCGCAAGGAAGATGGCCAGGAATATTCGGTGCCCTACGCCGGCCAGCCCTACTTCGTCTCGGAATTCGGCGGCATCTGGTGGAACGAGGGCGAAGCGAAGCAGGCGGCCGACGGCACGGACGTGTCCACGTCCTGGGGCTACGGCCAACGGGTCGGCAGCGAGGAAGAGTTCTACGCCCGCTTCGACGGACTATGCAGCGTCCTCCTGGAAAACCCGGACATGTTCGGCTACTGCTACACGCAGCTCACGGACGTGTTCCAGGAGAAGAACGGCATCTTCGCCTTTGACCGGAGCAACAAGTTCGACCTCGCAAGGATCCGCGCCAGCCAAACCCGGCAGGCCGCCGTCGAAACCCCTCGGAAGTGA
- a CDS encoding D-2-hydroxyacid dehydrogenase family protein, protein MTLFRLAILDDYQQVSGDYAPWESLLDDDVKVSVFSAPFVSEEQAVAALAPFDIIVAMRERTRFPQSALDALPNLKLLVTTGMANAAIDMEAAKERGIVVCGTAGSPAAAPELAWALLLAFARNLPVEENSLRAGDWQTGVGFELEGKTLGIVGLGKIGSRMARYAKAFGMDVLAWSQNLTAEAAESAGARKVAKEELFRESDVVTLHLRLSGRTEGIVGAKELRLLGPEGLLVNTARGPLVDEAALMQALEEGWIRGAALDVFDEEPLPSGHALLHSPRTVLSPHIGYVTHESYRQFYGGAFEDVKAWLAEAPVRVLNP, encoded by the coding sequence GTGACCCTTTTCCGTTTAGCGATCCTTGATGACTACCAGCAGGTCTCCGGGGACTACGCCCCGTGGGAGTCACTGCTCGACGACGACGTGAAGGTCAGCGTTTTCAGCGCACCTTTCGTTTCGGAGGAGCAGGCCGTGGCAGCTTTGGCGCCGTTCGACATCATTGTGGCGATGCGCGAACGCACCCGGTTCCCGCAGAGTGCCTTGGATGCCCTGCCGAACCTCAAGCTCCTGGTGACCACGGGCATGGCCAACGCCGCCATTGATATGGAAGCGGCAAAGGAGCGCGGCATTGTGGTGTGCGGTACGGCTGGCTCGCCGGCCGCGGCACCTGAGCTGGCGTGGGCGCTCCTGTTGGCGTTTGCCCGGAATCTTCCTGTGGAGGAGAACTCGCTCAGGGCAGGTGATTGGCAAACGGGCGTTGGCTTCGAACTCGAAGGAAAGACGCTGGGGATTGTAGGCCTGGGCAAGATCGGATCGCGGATGGCCCGCTACGCCAAGGCCTTTGGGATGGACGTCCTGGCATGGAGCCAGAACCTCACTGCTGAAGCAGCCGAATCTGCGGGCGCCCGCAAAGTGGCAAAGGAGGAACTGTTCCGGGAGTCCGACGTGGTCACGCTTCACCTCCGGTTGTCCGGCCGAACGGAAGGCATTGTCGGGGCCAAGGAACTCCGGCTTCTGGGCCCGGAGGGTTTACTGGTGAACACGGCTCGTGGGCCCTTGGTGGACGAGGCTGCACTGATGCAGGCCTTGGAGGAAGGGTGGATCCGGGGTGCTGCCTTGGATGTGTTCGACGAGGAGCCACTCCCGTCAGGGCATGCGCTGCTGCACTCTCCCCGGACGGTGCTTTCGCCGCATATCGGCTACGTGACGCACGAGAGCTACCGGCAGTTTTATGGAGGTGCGTTCGAGGACGTCAAGGCGTGGCTTGCTGAAGCGCCTGTGCGCGTACTCAACCCTTAG